From the genome of Pseudomonas sp. Teo4, one region includes:
- a CDS encoding SDR family NAD(P)-dependent oxidoreductase: MKPLAGQVALVTGAARGIGRAVAQRLAEDGALVIVSDRDADAANAVAHRLSALGHQATSLSLDVTDHVAVQASIEQICAEHGRIDVLVSNAGAGKSKPFLDMSEAELQSQMALNFGSVYVLAQACARKMQMAGYGRVIFVSSVTGLAGPVELSAYGAMKAGQLGLMRAMALELGEHGITTNAVAPGPTDTELLRVAWSAEQVAEAGERIPARRIGKPEEVAHAVSFLASPGAAFINGVVLPVDGGFTAAGGYMAEVYRQRKAHQNSARL, encoded by the coding sequence ATGAAACCACTGGCAGGACAAGTCGCGCTGGTCACTGGCGCGGCACGGGGCATCGGCCGCGCGGTCGCGCAGCGCTTGGCCGAAGATGGCGCCCTGGTGATCGTGTCCGACCGCGACGCTGACGCAGCCAACGCAGTCGCACACCGGCTCAGTGCACTTGGCCACCAGGCCACCAGCCTGAGTCTCGACGTCACCGATCATGTGGCCGTGCAGGCCAGCATCGAGCAGATCTGCGCCGAGCATGGCCGTATCGACGTACTGGTCAGCAACGCCGGTGCCGGCAAGTCCAAACCCTTCCTGGACATGAGCGAAGCGGAGTTGCAGTCGCAGATGGCGCTGAACTTCGGCTCGGTGTATGTGCTGGCCCAGGCGTGTGCGCGCAAGATGCAGATGGCAGGCTACGGCCGGGTCATCTTCGTGTCTTCCGTCACCGGCTTGGCCGGGCCGGTCGAGCTGTCGGCCTACGGCGCCATGAAAGCCGGACAGCTGGGCCTGATGCGCGCCATGGCCCTGGAGCTGGGCGAGCACGGCATCACTACCAACGCCGTGGCCCCAGGGCCGACCGACACCGAGCTGCTGCGGGTGGCGTGGTCCGCCGAGCAGGTCGCCGAAGCCGGCGAGCGCATCCCTGCGCGCCGGATCGGCAAGCCTGAAGAAGTCGCCCACGCCGTGAGCTTCCTGGCCTCGCCGGGGGCGGCCTTCATCAACGGGGTTGTGCTGCCGGTAGACGGCGGCTTCACCGCGGCGGGCGGTTACATGGCCGAGGTTTATCGGCAGCGCAAGGCGCATCAGAACAGCGCCAGGTTGTAG
- a CDS encoding OprD family outer membrane porin: MPSRGIACCWVTSVCPMTATSSSPTRGPWVGAWGQGASSYLTTERILSNFGRAGQDTVIAQYSYDFVAMGVPGLSLIFNHQNSEGIKTARDGDRRERETDLILNYAIQSGPARGLGISLMQGKLRSEVAPDQDQIRVVLNYNLALF; this comes from the coding sequence ATGCCTTCTCGGGGCATAGCGTGCTGCTGGGTTACCAGCGTGTGTCCGATGACAGCAACTTCGTCCAGCCCAACCAGGGGACCTTGGGTGGGGGCGTGGGGGCAGGGGGCAAGCTCGTACCTGACCACCGAGCGCATCCTCTCGAACTTCGGTCGCGCCGGCCAGGACACGGTAATTGCCCAGTACAGCTACGACTTCGTCGCAATGGGTGTGCCGGGTTTGAGCCTGATCTTCAACCATCAGAACTCGGAAGGCATCAAGACCGCACGCGATGGCGACCGGCGCGAGCGTGAAACCGACCTGATCCTCAATTACGCGATCCAGAGTGGCCCGGCGCGCGGGCTGGGTATCAGCCTGATGCAAGGCAAATTACGCAGCGAGGTGGCGCCGGACCAGGACCAGATACGCGTGGTGCTCAACTACAACCTGGCGCTGTTCTGA
- a CDS encoding TRAP transporter large permease, which translates to MLAAIFFVALLVLIGLGAPIAFSMAIVGAAGLLLVGGADAKALMLGSVARESAIVYEFITIPMFLLMAEFVLKSGVTDDLFRTGAAWFGRFPGGLGIATAFSGAGFGAICGSSTASAATLSSTSLMAMLKHGYEPRMAGGCVAVSGTLAMLIPPSIIMMVYGLIANVNIARLLMAGVVPGLLVTLTIVVTVYTLVKLDPSRAPLSDPVPLGQKLALLKSVLPVLMLFGAITGVVYSGIATPTETAALAAFFAGVLYLCRGKPSWEAFTELLARATRTSCMIAFIIVGAKVFSLFFALTHVTQDLIGWVGGLPVAPWVIILALVFMYLILGFFLDQMAILVLTVPVVAPLVSALGYDLVWFGIIMIIVAEIGLVTPPVGLNCFVVSKYSKMPVTQVFRGCFPYVLSMGVTIALLLVFPQLVLWLPANM; encoded by the coding sequence ATGCTTGCCGCAATCTTCTTTGTCGCCTTGCTGGTTCTTATCGGCTTGGGTGCGCCTATCGCGTTTTCCATGGCGATTGTCGGTGCTGCCGGCTTGCTGCTGGTGGGCGGGGCCGACGCGAAGGCGCTGATGCTCGGGTCGGTGGCCCGTGAGTCGGCGATCGTCTACGAATTCATCACCATTCCGATGTTCCTGCTGATGGCCGAGTTCGTCCTCAAGTCCGGGGTTACCGATGATCTGTTCCGTACCGGCGCTGCCTGGTTCGGTCGCTTCCCGGGCGGCCTAGGCATTGCAACGGCGTTCTCGGGGGCCGGGTTTGGCGCGATCTGTGGCTCGTCGACGGCATCGGCGGCAACGCTGTCGTCCACCTCGCTGATGGCCATGCTCAAGCACGGTTACGAGCCTCGCATGGCCGGTGGCTGCGTGGCCGTTTCCGGCACCCTGGCCATGCTGATTCCGCCGAGCATCATCATGATGGTGTATGGCCTGATCGCCAACGTGAACATCGCTCGCCTGCTGATGGCCGGGGTGGTGCCCGGCTTGCTGGTGACGTTGACCATCGTGGTCACGGTCTACACCCTGGTCAAGCTGGACCCGAGCCGTGCGCCACTGTCGGACCCGGTGCCACTGGGCCAGAAGCTGGCCTTGCTCAAGTCCGTGTTGCCAGTGCTGATGTTGTTCGGCGCGATCACCGGGGTGGTGTATTCAGGTATCGCCACACCCACCGAGACCGCTGCATTGGCGGCGTTCTTCGCGGGCGTGCTGTACCTGTGCCGGGGCAAGCCGTCATGGGAAGCCTTCACCGAGTTGCTGGCGCGGGCGACGCGCACCTCGTGCATGATCGCGTTCATCATTGTCGGGGCCAAGGTGTTTTCGTTGTTCTTCGCCCTCACTCACGTGACCCAGGACCTGATCGGTTGGGTCGGGGGTTTGCCGGTGGCGCCCTGGGTAATCATCCTGGCGTTGGTGTTCATGTACCTGATACTGGGCTTTTTCCTCGACCAGATGGCGATCCTGGTATTGACCGTGCCGGTGGTGGCGCCTCTGGTTTCAGCGCTGGGTTATGACCTGGTGTGGTTCGGCATCATCATGATCATCGTCGCCGAGATCGGGCTGGTGACTCCACCAGTAGGGCTGAACTGCTTCGTGGTCTCGAAGTACTCGAAGATGCCGGTCACGCAGGTGTTCAGGGGCTGCTTCCCCTATGTCCTGTCGATGGGCGTGACCATTGCGCTGCTGCTGGTGTTCCCGCAGCTGGTGCTCTGGCTGCCCGCCAACATGTAG
- a CDS encoding TRAP transporter small permease, with the protein MNTTFKRLEKSGAAIAGLCLVAIMFLVGSDAVARYALGAPIPWVTESVSYYLMVAVSYLAAADTFRHGDHIRLELFTERMGPRLRAWVDVLLSLFAAMVFAVLAYSAGNSLLEALHEHEYIHGSQAWPVWLSYLPIVLGAALLAVRLVHHCVMVLSQGKDPALELQEEF; encoded by the coding sequence ATGAATACCACATTCAAGCGGTTGGAAAAATCGGGCGCGGCGATTGCGGGGTTATGCCTGGTCGCGATCATGTTCCTGGTGGGCAGCGACGCCGTCGCCCGCTATGCCCTCGGCGCGCCGATCCCTTGGGTGACCGAGTCGGTCAGCTACTACCTGATGGTGGCGGTGTCCTACCTTGCCGCTGCCGATACCTTCCGCCATGGCGACCACATTCGTCTGGAGCTGTTCACCGAGCGCATGGGACCGCGCTTGCGCGCCTGGGTCGACGTGCTGCTGTCGTTGTTCGCCGCGATGGTGTTTGCCGTGCTTGCCTACAGCGCCGGCAACAGCCTGTTGGAGGCGTTGCACGAGCATGAGTACATCCATGGCTCGCAGGCCTGGCCTGTCTGGCTGTCGTATCTGCCCATCGTACTCGGCGCGGCCTTGCTGGCCGTGCGCCTGGTGCATCACTGCGTGATGGTGCTGAGCCAGGGCAAGGACCCGGCGCTCGAGCTGCAGGAGGAGTTCTGA
- the dctP gene encoding TRAP transporter substrate-binding protein DctP: MLVNNRTRKPGRLRRLLQASLLVTAVAGTALPAFAQTPLTLKFAHRFSSKHYLWTDAGAVFTEQVKQASNGRIAFELYPAGQLGKDYFSLLRSGLADIAIFIPSYESEKLPMSSVAELPGMYANACEGTRRYWKLARPAGVLGEGEFARQGLHVLFVAAMPPYTLMTTRKPITRLDEVQGLKLRSTGASMIKTAQALGGVPVQIPSSETYEALSRGTVDGAIFLHYGLPPYNLEDLTRYAVDGVNLGGGVIAFAISQQAWAKLPTDIQAVMTQAAQATQETFCQGLDEDDRKIREDMVKHRGHQVAQLTPAEISRWNDKLKQVIDAWLADMQAVGQDGKGVLKTFQGTNGQEI; encoded by the coding sequence ATGCTAGTGAACAATCGCACCCGTAAACCCGGGCGGCTACGCCGTCTGCTGCAGGCAAGCCTGCTTGTGACTGCCGTTGCCGGTACGGCGTTGCCGGCTTTCGCGCAAACGCCGCTGACCCTCAAGTTCGCCCATCGGTTTTCCAGCAAGCACTACTTGTGGACCGATGCTGGCGCCGTCTTCACCGAGCAGGTGAAGCAAGCCTCGAACGGGCGAATCGCGTTCGAACTCTACCCCGCAGGCCAACTGGGCAAGGACTACTTCAGCCTGTTGCGCTCTGGCCTGGCCGATATCGCCATTTTCATCCCGTCCTATGAGTCCGAGAAGCTGCCGATGTCGTCGGTAGCCGAACTGCCGGGCATGTACGCCAATGCCTGTGAAGGCACCCGGCGTTACTGGAAACTGGCCCGACCAGCAGGCGTGCTGGGTGAGGGCGAGTTCGCGCGCCAGGGGTTGCACGTGCTGTTCGTTGCCGCCATGCCGCCCTACACGTTGATGACCACCCGCAAGCCGATCACCCGCCTGGACGAGGTCCAGGGCCTGAAGCTGCGCAGCACGGGCGCATCGATGATCAAGACTGCCCAGGCCCTGGGTGGAGTGCCGGTACAGATCCCGTCGTCGGAGACTTACGAAGCGTTGTCCCGGGGCACTGTCGATGGCGCGATCTTCCTGCATTACGGCCTGCCTCCCTACAACCTCGAAGACCTTACCCGCTACGCCGTGGACGGCGTCAACCTTGGCGGCGGGGTGATCGCCTTCGCCATCAGCCAGCAGGCCTGGGCGAAGTTGCCGACGGACATCCAGGCAGTCATGACCCAGGCCGCACAAGCGACCCAGGAAACCTTCTGCCAGGGCCTGGACGAGGACGACCGGAAAATTCGCGAGGACATGGTGAAACACCGCGGTCATCAGGTCGCCCAACTCACACCCGCAGAAATCAGTCGCTGGAACGACAAGTTGAAGCAGGTCATCGATGCCTGGCTGGCGGACATGCAGGCGGTCGGGCAGGACGGCAAAGGCGTGCTCAAGACCTTCCAAGGCACGAATGGGCAGGAGATCTGA
- a CDS encoding MFS transporter — protein MQRIELHGLTEEARLTGLHWTVLAWCFGLLIIDGYDLAIVGAALPAIMQGMGAEATSAGFMASSGLVGMVLGAILFGTLADRIGRRRAVALCVLLFSAFTAAAGFAHEPLSFSALRFLAGIGMGGAVPNVVSLMSEYAPRKVRNVLMTLMCCGYALGSMLAALLGKQLLVVHGWQSVFFVAAIPLLLIPFILRYMPESLAFVLRKQGSQALLASARRLRPELQLPADSEFVLPEVDQQSGDTVGRLFSEGRGFSTVMFWVAGIAGLFVLYALSSWLVKLMNLAGHDLGSALNYLIAFNTGGLLGAVVGGWVGDRLGLKWVSFVLFIVGAVALMMLAQGVQPLSLVVMLVGASTMGTQLLVYIYTAHFYPASIRSTGLGFATGLGRIGAVSAPIVIGLLVALQLPLMGNFLVIACVSLVGALAIALVDERASAYRRLNTQAAHEAQRVK, from the coding sequence ATGCAACGTATCGAGCTACATGGCTTGACCGAAGAGGCGCGCCTGACCGGGCTGCACTGGACGGTGCTGGCCTGGTGTTTCGGCCTGTTGATCATCGATGGTTATGACCTGGCGATCGTCGGTGCGGCGCTGCCGGCGATCATGCAGGGCATGGGCGCCGAGGCGACCAGTGCCGGCTTCATGGCCAGTTCAGGGCTGGTGGGCATGGTGCTGGGCGCGATCCTGTTCGGCACCTTGGCCGACCGTATCGGGCGGCGTCGTGCGGTTGCCCTGTGTGTGCTGCTGTTCAGTGCGTTCACGGCGGCGGCGGGGTTCGCCCATGAACCGTTGAGCTTCAGTGCGCTGCGTTTTTTGGCCGGTATCGGCATGGGCGGCGCGGTGCCGAACGTCGTGTCATTGATGTCGGAGTACGCGCCGCGCAAGGTGCGCAACGTGCTGATGACCCTGATGTGCTGCGGCTATGCGCTGGGCAGCATGCTGGCCGCACTGTTGGGCAAGCAGTTGCTGGTCGTCCATGGCTGGCAGTCGGTGTTTTTCGTGGCGGCTATACCGCTGCTGTTGATCCCGTTCATCCTCCGGTACATGCCTGAGTCTCTGGCGTTCGTCCTGCGCAAGCAGGGTAGCCAGGCGCTACTGGCCTCGGCCCGACGCTTGCGGCCGGAGCTGCAGTTGCCGGCCGACAGCGAGTTCGTGCTGCCAGAGGTGGACCAGCAATCCGGAGACACTGTGGGGCGCCTGTTCAGCGAGGGGCGTGGCTTCAGCACGGTGATGTTCTGGGTTGCCGGCATTGCCGGGTTGTTCGTGCTCTATGCGCTGAGTTCCTGGCTGGTGAAGCTGATGAACCTGGCTGGCCACGACCTGGGGTCGGCATTGAATTACCTGATCGCGTTCAACACCGGTGGCCTGCTGGGCGCAGTGGTCGGTGGCTGGGTGGGGGACCGCCTGGGCCTGAAGTGGGTGAGCTTCGTCCTGTTCATCGTCGGCGCCGTGGCGCTGATGATGCTGGCTCAGGGCGTGCAACCCTTGTCGCTGGTGGTGATGCTGGTAGGCGCCTCGACCATGGGCACGCAGCTGTTGGTGTACATCTACACCGCGCATTTCTACCCCGCGTCGATCCGCTCCACCGGCCTGGGTTTTGCCACCGGGCTGGGGCGCATCGGTGCTGTATCGGCCCCCATCGTCATCGGTTTGCTGGTGGCCTTGCAATTGCCCTTGATGGGCAACTTCCTGGTCATTGCCTGTGTATCGCTGGTAGGGGCGCTGGCCATCGCGCTGGTCGATGAGCGCGCCTCGGCTTACCGCCGCCTCAACACGCAGGCGGCGCATGAGGCGCAGCGGGTGAAGTAG
- a CDS encoding aldehyde dehydrogenase family protein: MRVSLTAQRDALGVTPGKLFIDGQWRTWDAQRFEQIHPASNEVMTHFADAGHGGVDMAVRAARKAFDEGPWPRMAAQDRRRLLRPIMDRILAAQEELAALQSLDNGMPLSFSRQSRVSPRAAADIFDHFLGWIDKINGETYPQFSGASNLHYLSFREPVGVVAAILPWNGPIMSFAMKVAPALACGCTVVVKPSEYAGIAVHRLAEIIAESDLPPGVFNLVTGGAEAGAALSSHPGVDKVTFTGSPEVGERILQSSGANMKRLSLELGGKSAALVFPDCRDVAGAASSLMGLCSTFLSGQVCTTPSRAVVHRSILDEFIHHAGEQLTRVRFGDPFDPATTSAPIISKRQVTRILDLVRSGQQEGAELLAGGDLAGGDLENGNWINPALFVNVRNDMRIAQEEIFGPVLCVIPFDTEEEAVRIANDSAFGLAGALYTSDISRAFRVARSVRTGSLGVNGFASVPNAPFGGVKRSGVGREGGWAAIEAFTELKTVNFNLDL, translated from the coding sequence ATGCGTGTCAGCCTGACTGCCCAACGCGATGCCCTCGGCGTAACCCCTGGCAAGCTGTTCATTGATGGCCAGTGGCGTACCTGGGACGCGCAGCGTTTCGAACAGATCCACCCTGCCAGCAACGAGGTCATGACCCATTTCGCCGATGCCGGTCACGGCGGTGTCGACATGGCGGTGAGGGCGGCGCGCAAGGCCTTCGACGAAGGCCCGTGGCCGCGCATGGCCGCCCAGGACCGTCGCCGCCTGTTGCGCCCGATCATGGACCGCATCCTCGCCGCGCAGGAGGAGTTGGCGGCGCTGCAGAGCCTGGATAACGGCATGCCCTTGAGCTTCAGCCGCCAGTCGCGGGTTTCCCCCCGAGCGGCGGCGGATATCTTCGACCACTTCCTCGGCTGGATCGACAAGATCAACGGCGAAACCTACCCGCAGTTTTCCGGCGCCTCGAACCTGCACTACCTGTCGTTCCGCGAGCCGGTGGGCGTGGTCGCGGCCATCCTGCCGTGGAACGGGCCGATCATGTCGTTCGCCATGAAAGTCGCCCCGGCGCTGGCCTGCGGTTGCACGGTGGTGGTCAAGCCATCGGAATACGCCGGCATCGCGGTTCACCGCCTGGCTGAAATCATTGCCGAAAGTGACCTGCCACCGGGCGTGTTCAACCTGGTGACCGGTGGCGCAGAGGCGGGCGCGGCCTTGTCGAGCCACCCCGGGGTCGACAAGGTGACCTTCACCGGCAGTCCCGAAGTGGGCGAAAGGATTCTTCAGTCCAGCGGCGCCAACATGAAGCGTCTGTCACTGGAACTGGGCGGCAAGAGTGCCGCGCTGGTGTTCCCCGATTGCCGCGATGTCGCCGGAGCGGCCAGCAGCCTGATGGGGCTGTGTTCGACGTTCCTTTCCGGGCAAGTGTGCACCACGCCCTCACGCGCCGTGGTGCACCGCTCGATCCTCGACGAGTTCATCCATCACGCCGGTGAGCAGTTGACGCGCGTGCGTTTCGGCGACCCCTTCGACCCCGCCACCACCTCGGCACCGATCATCTCCAAGCGCCAGGTGACACGTATCCTCGACCTGGTGCGCAGCGGCCAGCAGGAAGGCGCCGAGCTGTTGGCCGGCGGGGATCTCGCTGGTGGTGACCTTGAGAACGGCAACTGGATCAACCCGGCACTGTTCGTAAACGTTCGCAATGACATGCGTATCGCGCAGGAAGAGATTTTCGGCCCGGTGCTGTGCGTCATCCCGTTCGACACCGAGGAAGAAGCCGTGCGCATCGCCAATGACAGCGCCTTCGGCCTGGCAGGTGCGTTGTACACCAGCGATATCTCCCGGGCCTTCCGCGTCGCCCGGTCGGTGCGTACCGGGTCGCTGGGGGTCAATGGTTTTGCCAGCGTACCCAACGCGCCATTCGGCGGGGTCAAGCGCTCCGGGGTGGGGCGCGAGGGCGGCTGGGCCGCCATCGAGGCCTTCACCGAACTCAAGACCGTCAACTTCAACCTCGACCTGTAA
- a CDS encoding MmgE/PrpD family protein, translated as MKKFLPLHAEDPMATLCRMALETTYDDLPAAVLRHTRHTLLDAMAVTIGGSGMDGIPAIVDLVKEKGGAPQTALPFYGGRVPAAEAALALGPMPRAMDCGDLHEEAGHISEYIVTSLLAATGLTGPVSGREFLVAMAIGQEILVRIGSAYKVINRAITAQDCGGHYIFGAVAAVGRLIGLTQEQLENAQGIARTMTQPHTMGIYAPATLMVRVHHGLVCQAAITACQLAQRGITGPRQEVLCGPKGFLATARWETEPQWLTDGLGERWMLEQIITKGYSACYFSHSSIDGIRDQMHTHGFGASDIAHIQIAVSTPGWRAVCEPVEKKWHPRTVPECQFSLPYAVASAAFDDKVFLETYSIEARERPEVRELMTRISAIEQPDVSDWGARLTTTLHDGRVLEGAYTYVKGHPRNPFTEQDFIDKFRLCAPYSVLPLGEAVVEGMIRNVLALEQFDDVVPVLIDPLLPPAA; from the coding sequence ATGAAGAAGTTCCTCCCCCTGCACGCAGAAGACCCCATGGCCACCTTGTGCCGAATGGCCCTGGAGACCACCTACGACGACCTGCCAGCAGCCGTGCTTCGCCATACCCGTCATACCTTGCTGGACGCCATGGCGGTGACCATCGGCGGCTCGGGCATGGACGGGATTCCGGCAATCGTCGACCTGGTCAAGGAAAAAGGTGGCGCGCCGCAAACCGCGCTGCCCTTTTATGGGGGCCGAGTACCGGCGGCCGAAGCAGCCCTGGCACTCGGGCCGATGCCTCGCGCCATGGACTGTGGCGACCTGCACGAAGAGGCCGGCCACATCAGCGAGTACATCGTCACCAGCCTGCTGGCCGCCACGGGCCTCACCGGGCCGGTGAGCGGGCGCGAATTCCTGGTGGCCATGGCCATCGGCCAGGAAATCCTCGTGCGCATCGGTAGCGCCTACAAGGTGATCAACCGGGCAATCACCGCGCAGGACTGCGGCGGCCACTACATTTTTGGCGCCGTTGCCGCCGTGGGCCGCCTGATCGGCCTGACCCAGGAGCAACTGGAAAATGCCCAGGGTATCGCCAGGACCATGACCCAGCCGCACACCATGGGGATCTATGCACCGGCCACGCTGATGGTACGGGTGCACCACGGCCTGGTCTGCCAGGCTGCGATCACCGCGTGCCAACTGGCGCAACGCGGCATCACCGGCCCACGCCAGGAGGTACTGTGCGGGCCCAAAGGCTTCCTCGCCACCGCCCGCTGGGAAACCGAGCCACAATGGCTGACCGATGGGCTGGGCGAGCGCTGGATGCTGGAGCAGATCATCACCAAGGGCTACAGCGCCTGCTACTTCTCCCATTCGTCCATCGATGGCATCCGCGATCAGATGCATACCCACGGTTTCGGCGCCAGCGACATCGCACACATACAGATCGCGGTGTCCACGCCAGGTTGGCGCGCGGTATGCGAGCCGGTGGAGAAGAAGTGGCATCCGCGCACGGTGCCCGAATGCCAGTTCAGCTTGCCATACGCCGTCGCCAGCGCAGCCTTCGACGACAAGGTGTTCCTTGAAACCTATTCGATCGAGGCCAGGGAACGCCCAGAGGTGCGCGAGTTGATGACACGTATTTCAGCCATCGAACAGCCGGATGTCTCTGATTGGGGCGCGCGCCTGACCACGACGCTACACGATGGCCGAGTGCTGGAAGGCGCCTACACCTATGTGAAGGGACACCCTCGCAACCCCTTCACCGAACAGGACTTCATCGACAAGTTCAGGCTCTGCGCGCCCTACTCCGTGCTGCCCCTGGGCGAGGCGGTGGTGGAAGGCATGATCCGCAATGTTCTGGCCCTGGAGCAATTCGATGACGTGGTGCCGGTGCTGATCGACCCCTTGCTGCCCCCGGCAGCGTGA
- a CDS encoding MBL fold metallo-hydrolase, which translates to MRQGRFHNLTPRPADMPEPDAKVIWNALFNKPKFTVPRAPVPVLRLTRAQLDAAPDASLFRLGHSTVLFKLEGGWWLTDPVFSKRASPVPFAGPKRFHAPPVELDELPPIRGVILSHDHYDHLDKATIKALAPKVELFLTPLGVGDRLQAWGVPAAKVRQLDWWQGIEAGGLRLTATPAQHFSGRGLRDGNRTLWCSWVIEASALRIFFSGDTGYFNGFAEIGRRFGPFDLTLMETGAYDEHWPYVHMHPSQTVQAHRDLGGRWLLPIHNGTFDLALHAWYAPFEQVIEWAGQHGIEVATPRMGERVDLHAPRTGERWWRAVVDQEQSGVGRRCGLYEASEPR; encoded by the coding sequence ATGCGCCAGGGACGCTTTCATAATCTGACGCCGCGCCCAGCGGACATGCCAGAGCCAGATGCCAAGGTGATCTGGAACGCCTTGTTCAACAAGCCGAAGTTCACCGTCCCACGGGCGCCAGTGCCGGTTCTGCGCCTGACCCGCGCGCAACTCGATGCCGCACCCGACGCCAGCCTGTTCCGCCTGGGCCATTCCACGGTGCTGTTCAAGCTCGAAGGTGGTTGGTGGCTGACCGATCCAGTGTTCTCCAAACGGGCATCGCCCGTGCCCTTTGCCGGCCCGAAGCGTTTCCATGCACCCCCTGTGGAGCTGGACGAACTGCCGCCGATCCGTGGGGTGATTCTTTCCCATGACCACTATGACCACCTGGACAAGGCGACCATCAAGGCGCTGGCGCCCAAGGTCGAGCTGTTCCTCACGCCGTTGGGGGTGGGCGACCGCCTGCAGGCCTGGGGTGTCCCCGCCGCCAAGGTGCGTCAACTCGATTGGTGGCAGGGTATCGAGGCGGGCGGTCTGCGTCTGACCGCTACGCCGGCCCAGCACTTTTCCGGGCGCGGCCTGCGTGACGGCAACCGGACACTGTGGTGCTCCTGGGTGATTGAGGCGTCGGCTTTGCGGATCTTTTTCAGCGGCGATACTGGTTATTTCAACGGTTTTGCCGAAATTGGCCGACGCTTCGGTCCCTTCGACCTGACCCTGATGGAAACCGGTGCCTACGACGAGCATTGGCCTTACGTGCACATGCACCCGAGCCAAACGGTGCAGGCGCATCGCGACCTGGGTGGGCGCTGGTTGCTGCCGATTCATAACGGCACGTTCGACCTGGCGCTGCATGCCTGGTATGCGCCATTCGAGCAAGTGATCGAGTGGGCCGGGCAGCACGGCATAGAGGTGGCGACGCCGCGGATGGGTGAGCGGGTCGACTTGCATGCTCCGCGTACCGGCGAGCGTTGGTGGCGAGCGGTGGTCGATCAGGAGCAGAGCGGCGTGGGGCGCCGCTGTGGGCTGTACGAGGCCAGCGAGCCGCGCTGA
- a CDS encoding YkgJ family cysteine cluster protein, with amino-acid sequence MTVPVSFNCVGCGVCCKGRFVPLSLAEAETWLARGDDVVILLEAFATRHEAQNNASYRHDAARSDQVRSGSADLQVIAIFAASVLHGCPNLQADDRCGIYAERPLVCRIYPMEVNPFIALNPSTKECPAPAWTAPDGELLIASDGQPPLELRRLIEASRQADRDDARAKVDICRHLGLSTAAWKGNGLTAYFPTPEKLLQAIARQRTEPAPPVQWTVRAHGGVLIEQLTQSGVQLTGEAPEHVFIPLAG; translated from the coding sequence ATGACCGTTCCCGTCTCTTTCAACTGTGTCGGCTGCGGCGTGTGCTGCAAAGGCCGCTTCGTGCCCTTGAGCCTGGCCGAAGCCGAAACCTGGCTGGCTCGGGGCGACGATGTGGTCATCCTGCTGGAAGCCTTCGCCACCCGCCACGAGGCCCAGAACAACGCCTCCTACCGGCACGATGCCGCACGCTCCGACCAGGTGCGCTCGGGTTCGGCCGACCTGCAAGTCATCGCCATATTTGCCGCCTCGGTACTGCACGGCTGCCCGAACCTGCAGGCGGACGATCGCTGCGGTATCTACGCCGAGCGCCCGCTGGTGTGCCGGATCTATCCAATGGAGGTCAACCCGTTCATCGCCCTGAACCCGAGCACCAAGGAATGCCCGGCACCGGCCTGGACAGCTCCGGATGGCGAGCTGCTTATAGCCTCCGATGGGCAGCCACCGCTGGAGCTGCGCCGGCTGATCGAAGCGTCGCGCCAGGCCGACCGCGATGACGCCCGGGCCAAGGTCGACATCTGCCGTCACCTGGGCTTGAGTACCGCAGCCTGGAAGGGCAATGGGCTTACCGCCTACTTCCCCACTCCTGAGAAGCTACTGCAGGCCATCGCCCGTCAACGCACGGAACCAGCCCCGCCAGTGCAGTGGACGGTACGCGCCCACGGAGGTGTGTTGATCGAGCAATTGACGCAATCGGGCGTGCAGCTGACGGGCGAGGCGCCCGAGCATGTATTCATCCCCTTGGCGGGATGA